The genomic DNA TGTAAGACCGAAGGAATCGTCTGATCTCGCACATCCAAGAGTCCGCGAAGTTTCCCGCTGGAAATCAGGTTGCCGATGAGAGCCGGTCGATTTCCTCCGATGTCGTACCCGATATCAAGCAACCCTTGGTTGTCCGACGATTCCACTCCGACCAGATTGCGTGTCGTTTCTTGATCGACCAAAACCAGTCCACGGGCCGTGAAGACGGAAACGGTACCGTCAGGACGTTCCAGTGTCGACACATTGACCCTTGTCGCTAAGTCATTGATCGCCAAGTCACGCTGATCGCGAAGATCATTGGCATTCTGCCCACTGACTTCAGCGGACTTGATCTGAGTATTGAGCTCGGCGACTTTCTTGGTGAGAGTGTTGATTTCGTTGATTGTGACACCGATCTGTACATCGAGTGCATGACGAGTGTCCGTCAAATCCGCACTGAGCTGATGGAATGAATCGGACAGCGTCGCGGCTTTCCCCAGCAGCACCGAGCGTGGCGTAACCTGAGACGGCGATGTGGCGGCATCCTGCAACGCTTTAAAAAACTCGTTCAATTGTCCAGCCAAACCCTTCCCGCTTGTATCTCCAAGAAGACTTTCCAGCTTGCTGAGCTCGTCTCGTGCGACCGTGAACTGTCCAAGATCTTCCTGAGAAGCCGTAAATTCTCGATTGATAAATGTATCGACCGCACGACGAATTTCGGCAATCTTCACGCCGGTGCCGACTTGGCCGGGGCTGCCATCTGCCGGTCGTTCCTCCGTCAAGACAACTTGCTGCCGGGAATAACCCGGTGTATTGACATTGCTGATATTATGCCCGGTTACCGTCAACGCCTGTTGAGCAGTGAAGAGGGCCGTCTTCCCGATGCTCATGAGCGAATCCAGTCCCATGGATCTTCAGCCTTTCCGTTTCAACATCACGGCCTGACCAACGGCCGTACCTCGAACACCCGAGGCCGAATACAGTTCATCCTCTTGCGGGCCCTGGCGATATGCTTCTGCCGCTCGCATCAAAAATGATTGAACATTCTTGATCAGAAGCTGATTGACCGCAATATCTTGTTTCACCGCCCGAGCCTTTTCGGCAAGCCTCTCGTACTGCTGCAGTACGACATCAGCCTGCGTGCCGTAAGCCTGGTGTAAGATTTCGGACAGCGTTCGACTTGCGGCAGGAACATGGCACCTCTCCTCAAGTGCTCTGAGCAACACGTCCAACTCTTCTCTGAGAAGGCCTAGAGAATTAAGAATCGACGTCCTGACCTGGTTGATCGAGTGAAACTCTTGGAGTGCCAAACGCTTGACGGCGTCTCGTTCATGAACGATATTCTGAGCAAGAAGATCGCACTGAGCAGACTCACGGGCCAGGATCTGTATCAACTGATCAGGAGAGATTGAGGCATTCACGATTGGAAACCTGCCCATCCATGGACCAGATCAAGGCCAATTTGCGGTGCTCCGACCTACTGAATTCCAGCCGCCTAGAGCACGGCGTCGGTCAGAACTTGTTTTATCAGAGCGTCCCCAACTGCACGACCAGTAATATCGTATGTGCCGCTGTCAATGCTCTGTTTGATACGTTCCACATGTGCGGCACGCTCAGGATCAGGCTGATTTGCTAGTTCTCGAATCCGTTGCAGCTCCTTTGCCTGCGCAGATATCTGAACCTCATCCTTACCGGCCTTGGTTTGGACCACCGCTTGTCGAGCGCCTGCATTCCCTGCCTCATGCACTCCAAGCAACACTTTTGCAAGAT from Nitrospira sp. includes the following:
- the flgM gene encoding flagellar biosynthesis anti-sigma factor FlgM; translated protein: MQISGHGKVDHLAKVLLGVHEAGNAGARQAVVQTKAGKDEVQISAQAKELQRIRELANQPDPERAAHVERIKQSIDSGTYDITGRAVGDALIKQVLTDAVL
- the flgN gene encoding flagellar export chaperone FlgN; its protein translation is MNASISPDQLIQILARESAQCDLLAQNIVHERDAVKRLALQEFHSINQVRTSILNSLGLLREELDVLLRALEERCHVPAASRTLSEILHQAYGTQADVVLQQYERLAEKARAVKQDIAVNQLLIKNVQSFLMRAAEAYRQGPQEDELYSASGVRGTAVGQAVMLKRKG